A window from Streptomyces subrutilus encodes these proteins:
- a CDS encoding ABC transporter permease translates to MAVPLAFFGLFFAYPVAAIVGRGLKTDTGWQFGRVAEVLARPDIAGVLWFTTWQALASTALTLLIALPGAYVFARFAFPGKQLLRAVVTVPFVLPTVVVGTAFLALVGRGGLLDELWGVRLDTTVWAILLAHVFFNYAVVVRTVGGLWAQLDPRQEEAARVLGAGRFTAWRRVTLPALAPAVAAAALMVFLFTFTSFGVVQILGGPAYSTLEVEVYRQTAQLLDLPTAAVLTLVQFAAVGMVLAVHARTVRRREGALRLVDPAQTARPPRGRAQRGLLAGVLLSVALLIVLPLGVLVERSFDAPGGYGLGFYRALQDAGAGGGTFLVPPIEAIGNSLRYALAATAIALAVGGLAAAALTRRAGRLVRGFDALLMLPLGVSAVTVGFGFLITLDRPPLDLRTSWILVPLAQALVGVPFVVRTMLPVLRAVDGRLREAAAVLGASPWRAWREVDLPLVRRALLIAAGFAFAVSLGEFGATVFIARPDEPTLPVAVARLLGRAGELTYGQAMALSTILMLVCAVSLLLLERLRPDKTSGEF, encoded by the coding sequence ATGGCGGTGCCCCTCGCCTTCTTCGGGCTCTTCTTCGCCTACCCCGTCGCCGCGATCGTGGGACGCGGTCTCAAGACCGACACCGGCTGGCAGTTCGGCCGCGTCGCCGAGGTCCTGGCCCGGCCCGACATCGCCGGCGTGCTGTGGTTCACCACCTGGCAGGCGCTCGCCTCCACCGCCCTCACCCTGCTGATCGCGCTCCCCGGCGCGTACGTCTTCGCCCGCTTCGCGTTCCCCGGCAAGCAGCTGCTGCGGGCCGTGGTGACCGTCCCCTTCGTGCTGCCGACCGTCGTGGTCGGCACCGCCTTCCTGGCGCTCGTCGGCCGGGGCGGCCTGTTGGACGAGCTGTGGGGCGTGCGGCTGGACACCACCGTGTGGGCGATCCTGCTCGCGCACGTCTTCTTCAACTACGCCGTCGTCGTGCGGACCGTCGGCGGACTGTGGGCCCAGCTCGACCCGCGCCAGGAGGAGGCCGCCCGGGTGCTCGGCGCCGGACGGTTCACCGCCTGGCGGCGGGTGACGCTGCCCGCGCTGGCCCCGGCGGTGGCCGCGGCCGCGCTGATGGTCTTCCTGTTCACCTTCACCTCCTTCGGCGTCGTACAGATCCTCGGCGGTCCCGCGTACTCCACCCTGGAGGTGGAGGTCTACCGGCAGACCGCGCAGCTCCTGGACCTGCCCACCGCCGCCGTGCTGACCCTGGTGCAGTTCGCCGCCGTCGGGATGGTCCTCGCCGTGCACGCCCGGACCGTCCGCCGGCGCGAGGGCGCGCTGCGGCTCGTCGACCCCGCGCAGACCGCCCGGCCCCCGCGCGGCCGGGCCCAGCGCGGCCTGCTCGCCGGGGTGCTGCTGAGCGTGGCGCTGCTGATCGTCCTGCCGCTCGGGGTGCTGGTCGAGCGGTCCTTCGACGCCCCCGGCGGGTACGGCCTCGGCTTCTACCGGGCCCTGCAGGACGCGGGCGCCGGCGGCGGCACCTTCCTGGTGCCGCCCATCGAGGCCATCGGCAACTCCCTGCGCTACGCCCTCGCCGCCACCGCCATCGCCCTGGCCGTCGGAGGGCTCGCGGCCGCGGCGCTGACCCGGCGCGCCGGGCGGCTGGTACGCGGCTTCGACGCGCTGCTGATGCTGCCGCTCGGCGTGTCCGCCGTGACCGTCGGCTTCGGCTTCCTGATCACCCTGGACCGGCCGCCGCTGGACCTGCGGACCTCGTGGATCCTGGTGCCGCTGGCGCAGGCCCTGGTCGGCGTGCCGTTCGTCGTCCGCACCATGCTGCCGGTGCTGCGGGCCGTCGACGGGCGGCTGCGGGAGGCGGCCGCGGTGCTCGGCGCGTCCCCGTGGCGGGCCTGGCGGGAGGTGGACCTGCCGCTGGTGCGGCGGGCGCTGCTGATCGCCGCCGGATTCGCCTTCGCCGTCTCGCTCGGGGAGTTCGGCGCGACCGTGTTCATCGCACGGCCGGACGAGCCGACGCTGCCGGTGGCCGTGGCCCGGCTGCTGGGCCGGGCCGGCGAGCTCACCTACGGCCAGGCCATGGCCCTGAGCACGATCCTGATGCTGGTGTGCGCGGTGTCCCTGCTGTTGCTGGAGCGGCTGCGCCCCGACAAGACCTCCGGAGAGTTCTGA
- a CDS encoding thiamine ABC transporter substrate-binding protein — protein sequence MSTTRKIAGVALAAALGATTLSACGGGTKDASAGGAADAPKSKTVTLVSHDSFNVTDSVLKEFEQQSGYTVKVLKSGDAGAALNQEILTKGSPRGDVFFGVDNTLLSRALDNGIFTPYEAKGLAEVKPEYVLDKEHRVTPVDSGDICVNYDKQYFADKKLAPPQTLDDLVKPEYRNLLVTENAATSSPGLGFLLASVGKFGEDGWKDYWSKLKANGVEVVDGWEQAYNERFSGSAGGRKAKGDRPLVVSYASSPPVEVLYADPQPAEAPTGVATGTCFRQVEFAGLLKGAGNEAGGKALLDFLIGKKFQEDMPLQMFVNPVTKDAVLPELFTKHGVVVDKPETVAPDAIAKNREQWVKAWSSTVVK from the coding sequence GTGAGCACCACCAGGAAGATCGCGGGCGTCGCGCTCGCGGCCGCGCTCGGCGCCACCACGCTCAGCGCCTGCGGCGGCGGTACGAAGGACGCGTCCGCGGGCGGCGCAGCCGACGCCCCGAAGTCCAAGACCGTCACCCTCGTCTCGCACGACTCCTTCAACGTGACCGACTCGGTCCTCAAGGAGTTCGAGCAGCAGAGCGGCTACACCGTGAAGGTCCTCAAGTCCGGGGACGCGGGCGCCGCCCTCAACCAGGAGATCCTCACGAAGGGCTCGCCGCGCGGCGACGTCTTCTTCGGCGTGGACAACACCCTCCTCTCCCGCGCGCTCGACAACGGCATCTTCACCCCGTACGAGGCCAAGGGCCTGGCCGAGGTGAAGCCGGAGTACGTGCTCGACAAGGAGCACCGGGTCACCCCGGTCGACTCCGGCGACATCTGCGTCAACTACGACAAGCAGTACTTCGCCGACAAGAAGCTCGCCCCGCCGCAGACGCTGGACGACCTCGTCAAGCCCGAGTACAGGAACCTGCTGGTCACCGAGAACGCCGCGACGTCCTCGCCCGGCCTCGGCTTCCTCCTCGCCTCCGTCGGCAAGTTCGGCGAGGACGGATGGAAGGACTACTGGAGCAAGCTCAAGGCCAACGGCGTCGAGGTCGTCGACGGCTGGGAGCAGGCCTACAACGAGCGGTTCTCCGGCTCCGCAGGCGGCAGGAAGGCCAAGGGCGACCGGCCGCTGGTCGTCTCCTACGCCTCCAGCCCGCCGGTCGAGGTGCTGTACGCGGACCCGCAGCCGGCCGAGGCCCCCACGGGCGTCGCCACCGGCACCTGCTTCCGCCAGGTCGAGTTCGCGGGCCTGCTCAAGGGCGCCGGGAACGAGGCGGGCGGCAAGGCCCTGCTGGACTTCCTGATCGGCAAGAAGTTCCAGGAGGACATGCCGCTCCAGATGTTCGTGAACCCGGTGACGAAGGACGCCGTCCTGCCGGAGCTCTTCACCAAGCACGGCGTGGTCGTCGACAAGCCGGAGACCGTCGCTCCGGACGCCATCGCCAAGAACCGTGAGCAGTGGGTCAAGGCATGGTCCTCGACCGTCGTGAAGTAG
- the rlmN gene encoding 23S rRNA (adenine(2503)-C(2))-methyltransferase RlmN — protein sequence MARPVPGELTFVAPRGVKKPPRHLADMTPAERREAVAAIGEKPFRAKQLSQHYFARYAHDPAEWTDIPAASREKLRQELLPDLMNVLRHISCDDDTTRKTLWKLHDGTLVESVLMRYPDRVTMCISSQAGCGMNCPFCATGQAGLDRNLSTAEIVHQIVDGMRALRDGEVPGGPARLSNIVFMGMGEPLANYNRVVGAIRRLTDPEPDGLGLSQRGITVSTVGLVPAMLRFADEGFKCRLAVSLHAPDDELRDTLVPVNTRWNVREVLGAAWEYAEKSGRRISIEYALIRDINDQAWRGDLLGKLLKGKRVHVNLIPLNPTPGSKWTASRPEDEKAFVEAIARHGVPVTVRDTRGQEIDGACGQLAASER from the coding sequence ATGGCCCGCCCCGTTCCGGGAGAGCTCACCTTCGTCGCCCCTCGCGGGGTCAAGAAGCCGCCCCGGCACCTCGCCGACATGACCCCGGCCGAGCGCCGCGAGGCGGTCGCCGCGATCGGCGAGAAGCCGTTCCGGGCCAAGCAGCTCTCGCAGCACTACTTCGCGCGGTACGCCCACGACCCGGCCGAGTGGACGGACATCCCGGCGGCCTCCCGGGAGAAGCTCCGCCAGGAACTGCTGCCGGACCTGATGAACGTGCTGCGGCACATCTCGTGCGACGACGACACCACCCGCAAGACCCTGTGGAAGCTGCACGACGGCACGCTCGTCGAGTCCGTGCTGATGCGCTACCCGGACCGGGTCACCATGTGCATCTCCTCGCAGGCCGGCTGCGGCATGAACTGCCCGTTCTGCGCCACCGGCCAGGCCGGGCTGGACCGGAACCTGTCCACCGCCGAGATCGTGCACCAGATCGTCGACGGCATGCGCGCACTGCGCGACGGCGAGGTCCCCGGCGGGCCGGCCCGGCTGTCGAACATCGTCTTCATGGGCATGGGCGAGCCGCTGGCCAACTACAACCGGGTGGTCGGCGCCATCCGCCGGCTCACCGACCCGGAGCCCGACGGCCTGGGCCTGTCGCAGCGCGGCATCACCGTCTCCACCGTGGGCCTGGTCCCGGCCATGCTGCGCTTCGCCGACGAGGGCTTCAAGTGCCGGCTGGCCGTCTCCCTGCACGCGCCCGACGACGAGCTGCGCGACACGCTGGTCCCGGTGAACACCCGCTGGAACGTGCGCGAGGTCCTCGGCGCGGCGTGGGAGTACGCGGAGAAGTCCGGCCGCCGGATCTCCATCGAGTACGCCCTGATCCGCGACATCAACGACCAGGCCTGGCGCGGTGACCTGCTGGGCAAGCTGCTCAAGGGCAAGCGCGTCCACGTCAACCTGATCCCGCTGAACCCGACCCCGGGCTCGAAGTGGACCGCCTCGCGGCCCGAGGACGAGAAGGCCTTCGTGGAGGCCATCGCCCGGCACGGCGTGCCCGTGACCGTACGGGACACCCGCGGTCAGGAGATCGACGGCGCGTGCGGCCAGCTCGCCGCGTCGGAGCGCTGA
- a CDS encoding phosphatidate cytidylyltransferase produces the protein MNDSSWQPEPVPAGPAYDAQAGPHTRPMPIVPDAAGRDFDDREARDRGAAAAGGPPFRAETPPQEPMPSPPPPHAPQPQDVPPPPPKKRAGRDLRAAIGVGVGLGAVIFASLLIVKAVFVGVVVVAVVVGLWELTSRLQEKKGIKAPLVPLAVGGAAMIIAGYVRGAEGAWVAMALTALAVLVWRMTEPPEDYLKDVTAGVFAAFYVPFLATFVALLLTADDGPQRVITFLLLTVVSDTGAYAVGWRFGKTKLAPRISPGKTREGLLGAVAFAMAAGALCMEFLIDGGAWWQGLLLGLAVAVSATLGDLGESMIKRDLGIKDMGTLLPGHGGIMDRLDSLLPTAPVVWLLLAAFVGTG, from the coding sequence ATGAACGACTCTTCCTGGCAGCCGGAGCCGGTTCCGGCGGGTCCCGCATACGATGCGCAGGCGGGCCCGCACACTCGGCCCATGCCCATCGTGCCCGATGCCGCCGGCCGTGACTTCGACGACCGGGAAGCACGCGATCGGGGGGCCGCCGCGGCCGGCGGCCCCCCCTTCCGCGCCGAGACGCCGCCGCAGGAGCCCATGCCCAGCCCCCCGCCCCCGCATGCCCCGCAGCCGCAGGACGTCCCGCCCCCGCCGCCGAAGAAGCGCGCGGGGCGCGACCTGCGCGCCGCCATAGGGGTGGGCGTCGGCCTCGGTGCGGTGATCTTCGCCTCGCTGCTGATCGTCAAGGCCGTCTTCGTCGGCGTCGTCGTCGTCGCGGTCGTGGTGGGCCTGTGGGAGCTCACCTCCCGGCTCCAGGAGAAGAAGGGCATCAAGGCCCCGCTCGTCCCGCTCGCCGTCGGCGGCGCGGCCATGATCATCGCGGGGTACGTCCGGGGGGCCGAGGGCGCCTGGGTGGCCATGGCGCTGACCGCGCTCGCCGTGCTGGTCTGGCGGATGACCGAACCGCCCGAGGACTACCTGAAGGACGTCACGGCGGGCGTCTTCGCCGCCTTCTACGTCCCCTTCCTGGCCACCTTCGTCGCGCTGCTGCTCACCGCCGACGACGGGCCGCAGCGGGTGATCACCTTCCTGCTGCTGACCGTGGTCAGCGACACGGGGGCGTACGCGGTCGGCTGGCGCTTCGGCAAGACCAAGCTGGCCCCGCGCATCAGTCCCGGCAAGACCCGCGAGGGACTGCTGGGGGCGGTGGCCTTCGCGATGGCCGCGGGTGCGCTGTGCATGGAGTTCCTGATCGACGGCGGCGCCTGGTGGCAGGGGCTGCTGCTGGGCCTGGCCGTGGCCGTCAGTGCCACGCTCGGCGACCTCGGCGAGTCGATGATCAAGCGGGACCTGGGCATCAAGGACATGGGCACCCTGCTGCCGGGCCACGGCGGCATCATGGACCGGCTCGACTCGCTGCTGCCGACCGCGCCGGTGGTCTGGCTGCTGCTGGCGGCCTTCGTCGGCACGGGCTGA
- the frr gene encoding ribosome recycling factor, with translation MTEEILLEAEEKMEKAVVVAKEDFAAIRTGRAHPAMFNKIVADYYGAITPINQLASFSVPEPRMAIVTPFDKSALRNIEQAIRDSDLGVNPSNDGSIIRVTFPELTQDRRKEYIKVARTKAEDSKISLRSVRRKAKDALDKLVKDKEAGEDEVRRAEKELDDTTAKYVAQVDELLKHKEAELLEV, from the coding sequence GTGACCGAAGAGATCCTCCTCGAGGCCGAGGAGAAGATGGAAAAGGCCGTCGTCGTCGCCAAGGAGGACTTCGCCGCGATTCGCACCGGTCGTGCGCACCCGGCGATGTTCAACAAGATCGTGGCCGACTACTACGGCGCCATCACGCCCATCAACCAGCTCGCCTCGTTCTCGGTGCCCGAGCCGCGCATGGCGATCGTGACCCCGTTCGACAAGAGCGCCCTGCGCAACATCGAGCAGGCCATCCGCGACTCCGACCTGGGTGTCAACCCGAGCAACGACGGCAGCATCATCCGGGTGACCTTCCCCGAGCTGACGCAGGACCGCCGCAAGGAGTACATCAAGGTCGCGCGGACCAAGGCCGAGGACTCCAAGATCTCCCTGCGTTCCGTCCGCCGCAAGGCCAAGGACGCCCTCGACAAGCTGGTCAAGGACAAGGAGGCCGGCGAGGACGAGGTGCGCCGCGCGGAGAAGGAGCTCGACGACACCACCGCGAAGTACGTCGCGCAGGTGGACGAGCTGCTCAAGCACAAGGAAGCCGAGCTCCTCGAAGTCTGA
- the pyrH gene encoding UMP kinase, with protein sequence MNQGVDPHTASDDKSDQDKKGRRFMLKLSGEAFSGGGGLGVDPDVVHAIAREIAAVVRDGAEIAIVIGGGNFFRGAELQQRGMDRARSDYMGMLGTVMNCLALQDFLEKEGIDSRVQTAITMGQVAEPYIPLRAVRHLEKGRVVIFGAGMGMPYFSTDTTAAQRALEIDAEALLMGKNGVDGVYDSDPKKNPDAVKFDALEYSEVLSRDLKVADATAITLCRDNKLPILVFELLAEGNIARAVKGEKIGTLVSDQGTRT encoded by the coding sequence ATGAATCAGGGCGTGGACCCCCACACCGCATCCGACGACAAGAGCGACCAGGACAAGAAGGGCCGCCGCTTCATGCTGAAGCTGTCCGGCGAGGCCTTCTCCGGCGGCGGAGGACTGGGCGTCGACCCCGACGTCGTCCACGCCATCGCGCGTGAGATCGCCGCGGTGGTCCGCGACGGCGCGGAGATCGCCATCGTGATCGGCGGCGGCAACTTCTTCCGCGGGGCCGAGCTCCAGCAGCGCGGTATGGACCGGGCCCGGTCCGACTACATGGGCATGCTCGGCACCGTCATGAACTGCCTCGCCCTCCAGGACTTCCTGGAGAAGGAGGGCATCGACTCCCGCGTGCAGACCGCCATCACGATGGGGCAGGTCGCGGAGCCGTACATCCCGCTGCGTGCCGTGCGGCACCTGGAGAAGGGCCGCGTCGTGATCTTCGGCGCCGGCATGGGCATGCCGTACTTCTCCACCGACACCACGGCCGCCCAGCGCGCCCTGGAAATCGACGCCGAGGCCCTGCTGATGGGCAAGAACGGTGTCGACGGCGTCTACGACTCCGACCCGAAGAAGAACCCGGACGCGGTGAAGTTCGACGCGCTCGAATACAGCGAGGTGCTCTCGCGCGACCTCAAGGTCGCCGATGCCACCGCCATCACGCTGTGCCGCGACAACAAGCTGCCCATCCTCGTCTTCGAGCTGCTGGCCGAGGGCAACATCGCCCGCGCCGTCAAGGGTGAGAAGATCGGCACGCTCGTCAGCGACCAGGGAACCCGGACCTGA
- the tsf gene encoding translation elongation factor Ts, with translation MANYTAADVKKLRELTGAGMMDCKNALVDSDGDVDKAMEALRIKGQKGVAKREGRSAENGAVVSLIADDNTSGVLVELKCETDFVAKGDKFLAVANQLAAHVAATSPADIEALLASEIEAGKTVQAFVDEANANLGEKIVLDRFAQFSGGYVAAYMHRTMPDLPFQIGVLVELDKENAEVARGVAQHIAAFAPQWLSAEDVPAEKVESERRIAEEVTRAEGKPEAAISKIVEGRVNGFFKEATLLGQPYALDNKKSVQKVLDEAGVTLKRFSRIKVGI, from the coding sequence ATGGCGAACTACACCGCCGCTGACGTCAAGAAGCTCCGCGAGCTCACCGGCGCCGGCATGATGGACTGCAAGAACGCGCTCGTGGACTCCGACGGTGACGTCGACAAGGCCATGGAAGCGCTCCGTATCAAGGGTCAGAAGGGCGTCGCCAAGCGCGAGGGCCGTTCTGCCGAGAACGGTGCCGTCGTCTCCCTCATCGCCGACGACAACACCTCCGGTGTCCTCGTCGAGCTGAAGTGCGAGACGGACTTCGTCGCCAAGGGCGACAAGTTCCTGGCCGTCGCCAACCAGCTGGCCGCGCACGTCGCCGCGACCTCCCCCGCCGACATCGAGGCGCTGCTCGCGTCCGAGATCGAGGCCGGCAAGACCGTCCAGGCGTTCGTGGACGAGGCCAACGCCAACCTCGGCGAGAAGATCGTCCTGGACCGCTTCGCGCAGTTCTCCGGCGGTTACGTCGCGGCGTACATGCACCGCACGATGCCCGACCTGCCGTTCCAGATCGGTGTCCTGGTCGAGCTCGACAAGGAGAACGCCGAGGTCGCCCGCGGCGTCGCGCAGCACATCGCCGCGTTCGCCCCGCAGTGGCTGTCCGCCGAGGACGTCCCGGCCGAGAAGGTCGAGTCCGAGCGCCGCATCGCCGAAGAGGTCACCCGCGCGGAGGGCAAGCCCGAGGCTGCCATCTCCAAGATCGTCGAGGGTCGCGTCAACGGCTTCTTCAAGGAGGCCACCCTCCTCGGCCAGCCGTACGCGCTGGACAACAAGAAGTCCGTCCAGAAGGTCCTGGACGAGGCCGGTGTCACCCTGAAGCGCTTCTCGCGCATCAAGGTCGGCATCTGA
- the rpsB gene encoding 30S ribosomal protein S2, producing the protein MAVVTMRELLESGVHFGHQTRRWNPKMKRFIFTERNGIYIIDLLQSLSYIDRAYEFVKETVAHGGSIMFVGTKKQAQEAIAEQATRVGMPYVNQRWLGGMLTNFSTVYKRLQRLKELEAIDFEDVAASGLTKKELLVLSREKIKLEKTLGGIREMSKVPSAVWIVDTKKEHIAVGEARKLHIPVVAILDTNCDPDEVDYKIPGNDDAIRSVTLLTRVIADAVAEGLIARSGAATGDSKPGEKAAAEPLAEWERDLLEGDKKADDAEAAPAEAAAETPAAETPAAEAVEAPAADAEVAEAPAADAEQA; encoded by the coding sequence ATGGCCGTCGTAACGATGCGGGAGCTGCTGGAAAGCGGCGTCCACTTCGGTCACCAGACCCGCCGCTGGAACCCGAAGATGAAGCGCTTCATCTTCACGGAGCGCAACGGCATCTACATCATCGACCTGCTCCAGTCGCTGTCGTACATCGACCGCGCCTACGAGTTCGTGAAGGAGACCGTCGCGCACGGCGGCTCCATCATGTTCGTCGGTACCAAGAAGCAGGCCCAGGAGGCCATCGCCGAGCAGGCGACGCGCGTCGGCATGCCGTACGTCAACCAGCGTTGGCTCGGTGGCATGCTCACCAACTTCTCGACCGTCTACAAGCGCCTCCAGCGCCTGAAGGAGCTTGAGGCGATCGACTTCGAGGACGTCGCCGCCTCGGGTCTCACCAAGAAGGAGCTCCTGGTCCTCTCCCGCGAGAAGATCAAGCTGGAGAAGACCCTCGGTGGTATCCGCGAGATGTCGAAGGTCCCCAGCGCCGTCTGGATCGTCGACACCAAGAAGGAGCACATCGCCGTCGGTGAGGCGCGCAAGCTCCACATCCCGGTCGTCGCGATCCTCGACACCAACTGCGACCCCGACGAGGTCGACTACAAGATCCCGGGCAACGACGACGCGATCCGCTCCGTCACCCTGCTCACCCGCGTGATCGCCGACGCCGTCGCCGAGGGCCTCATCGCCCGCTCCGGCGCTGCGACCGGCGACTCGAAGCCGGGCGAGAAGGCCGCCGCCGAGCCGCTCGCCGAGTGGGAGCGCGACCTGCTCGAGGGCGACAAGAAGGCCGACGACGCCGAGGCCGCTCCGGCCGAGGCCGCTGCCGAGACCCCCGCCGCCGAGACCCCGGCCGCCGAGGCTGTCGAGGCTCCGGCCGCCGACGCCGAGGTCGCCGAGGCCCCGGCCGCCGACGCCGAGCAGGCCTGA
- a CDS encoding M23 family metallopeptidase, whose translation MTTLLLSALLLLAQAALPAIRPLPPPLAVVRWWDPPPTPYAAGHRGVDLAAPVGAELRAVGPGRVHHAGPVAGRGVLSLTLPNGLRTTYEPVRPLVAEGEEVIAGQVVAVLTEGSHCAEPCLHWGLLSDGGGYRNPLALLPRPTPRLLPGANAPNPMNATGGTGGTGGAASTDWAD comes from the coding sequence ATGACGACCCTGCTGCTCTCCGCGCTCCTGCTCTTGGCCCAGGCCGCCCTCCCCGCGATCCGCCCGCTGCCCCCGCCCCTCGCGGTGGTCCGCTGGTGGGACCCGCCCCCGACCCCGTACGCCGCCGGCCACCGCGGCGTGGACCTGGCGGCTCCGGTGGGCGCCGAGCTGCGCGCGGTCGGCCCCGGCCGCGTCCACCACGCGGGCCCCGTCGCCGGCCGCGGGGTCCTGTCGCTGACCCTCCCGAACGGCCTGCGCACCACCTACGAGCCGGTCCGCCCGCTGGTCGCGGAGGGCGAGGAGGTCATCGCGGGCCAGGTGGTGGCCGTCCTCACCGAGGGCTCCCACTGCGCGGAGCCGTGCCTCCACTGGGGCCTGCTGTCGGACGGCGGCGGCTACCGCAACCCGCTCGCCCTCCTCCCCCGCCCGACCCCGCGCCTGCTACCCGGGGCGAACGCCCCGAACCCGATGAACGCAACCGGCGGGACCGGCGGAACCGGCGGGGCGGCCTCGACGGACTGGGCGGATTGA